The genome window CTTCACCTTGTCCTTCACCTTGAATTCCTCGCCGGCGATCACCTCGCCCTTGAGCGTGCGCTCCACCGAGCGGCGCAAGCGGTCCAGCCGGGATTTCTCGTAGGGCTTGCCCTGGTTGTCCTGCACCCAGAAGGCGGAGGTGACATAGCCGTCCGTGGTGGTGAAGCAGCGCGCGTCCACCACGTTCGCCCCGGCGAGCGCCAGCGCACCGGCGATGCGCGAGAAGATGCCCGGGTGGTCCTCCATGTAGAAGGCCACCTTGGTCGCGTCGCGCTCCGGGTCGGGGATGACCTGGGAGTAGATCTCGTCGGGCAGGATGTCCTCGTCCATCAGCGCGAAGAGAAGCTGTGTCTCGGTGTCGAAGCCCAGCCAGTAGGAGGGATAGTGGCGCTCCAGCTCCTCCTCCACCGCTTCCGGGCCGGTGTGCTTCGAGTACTCGGCCACCAGCGCGGCCTTGGCCTCGGCCACCCGGTCCCGCCGGCTCAGCGGGTCGGCGTCACCGGTGATGTAGGCGCGGGTGGCGTCGTAGAGCTGGCGCAGCAGCTGGCCCTTCCAGTTGTTCCAGGTGCCCGGCCCCACCGCCATGATGTCGCACACGGTGAGCACGTAGAGCTTGCGCAGCCGCTCCGGCGTCTGGACGATGCGGGCGAAGTCCTGCACCGTCCGCGGGTCCGAGATGTCGCGCCGCTGGGCGACGTCGGACATCAGCAGGTGGTGGCGCACCAGCCATTCCACCGATTCCGTGGTGACCGCGTCGCAGCCCAGCCGCGGGCAGACCACCCGGGCGATCGCGGCGCCCACTTCGGAATGGTCTCCCGGGCGGCCCTTGCCGATGTCGTGCAGCAGCAGGGCGAGGTAGATCACCTCGCGCTCCAGCCCCTGGCGCATGATGTCCGAGGCCAGCGGCACCTCCACCTTCATCTCGCCGCGCTCGATGCGCGACAGGAAGGACACCGCCTGGATGGTGTGTTCGTCCACCGTGTAGTGGTGGTACATGTTGAACTGCATCAGCGCCACGATATGCCCGAACTCGGGCATGAAGGCGCCCAGCGCCCCGGTCTCGTTCAGCCGGCGCAGGGCGCGTTCAGGGTTGTTGGTGTTCAGCAGCAGGTCGAGGAAGATCTCGTTGGCCTCCGGCGTCTCGCGCAGGGTCTCGATGCCGTCGAGATTGTTGGCGAGCGCGCGGAAGGCGGCCGGGTGGATCAGCATGCCCACGTTGAGCGACACCTGGAAGATGCGCAGCATCAGGATGGGTTCCGCGGCGATGTCGATGCCCTCGGCGAAGTCCACCCGCCCGTCGCGCTCGCGGAATTCCTCCGGCAGCACGTTGCGCCCGAAGCCGAAGGCGCGGCGCAGGCGCGGGCCCAGCGGCGGGCGGCTCTTCACGTGCTGGGCCTCGAGCATGGCGCAGAAGATGCGGGTGAGCTCGCCCACCTGCAGCGCGTGGGTGAAGTAGACCTGCATGAAGTTCTCGACCGCCCGGCGGCCCAGCGTGTCGGTGAAGCCCAGGCGCTCGGCAATCTCCACCTGCATGTCGAAGGTGAGCTGCTCCACCGCGCGGCCCGAGATCAGGTGCAGGTGGCAGCGCACGGTCCACAGGAAGCCCTCGGCCTCGTTGAAGGTGGCCACCTCGTCCTCGGCGAAGACGCCCTTCTCCACCAGTTCCTCCGGCGTGTCGGCGTGGTAGAGGTATTTCGCGATCCAGTAGAGGGTCTGCAGGTCGCGCAGGCCGCCCTTGCCCTCCTTCACGTTGGGCTCCACCAGGTAGCGCGAGCCGCCCTGGCGGCGGTGGCGCTCACCGCGCTCGCCGAGCTTGGCCTCCACGAAGTCCGGCCCGGTGCGGCTGAAGAGTTCCTTCCACAGCCGGTCGTCCAGCGTGTCGGCAAGCGTGCGGTCGCCCATCAGGAAGCGCTGTTCGAGCAGCGCGGTGCGGATGGTGATGTCCTCGCGCCCCAGCCGCAGGCAATCGTCGACCGTGCGCACGGAATGGCCGATCTTCAGCTTCAGGTCCCACAGGATGTAGAGCACGCTCTCGATCACGCTCTCGCCCCAGGGGGTCTGCTTGTAGGGGGTGAGGAACAGCAGGTCGACGTCGGAGAAGGGCGCCATCTCGGCGCGGCCGTAGCCGCCCACCGCCAGCACCGCCATGCGTTCGCAGGCGGTGGGGTTGGGCAGCGGATGCAGGCGTTCCTGCACGGTGGAGATGGTGAGGGAGACGATGCGGTCCGCCACCCAGGCGTAGGAGCTGGCGGCCTCGGGCCCGGCGAAGGGCCGGGCCTCCAGCGCGGCGGCGATGGCCGCGTGCGCCTCCTCCTTCGCCGCGCGCAGGAGCGCCACGCAGGCGGAGCGCGCTTCCGCCGCGCCGGGGGTGCCCGCCGCGGCCTCGATGGCCCGCGCGAGGGCCGGCATGTCGATGATCTCCCCCGCGGGGAGGATCAGCGGCAGTCCGTCCGCCGCGTGGTCAGCTTCCGAAGGCACCGAAGCTGCGCGGCGCCGGGTCGATAACGCGGAATCCATTCTCATCCACCTCCATCACAGCGAGAGCGCGGTCGATCATCCCGTCGCTCCTGAGGCGGAATACGCCCGTCACTCCGATGAACCCGTTCGGATCGGTGATCTTCTCGGCCGAGAAGGCGTTCGGGTCCTGCGCCGCGCGGGCATCGCGGATCAGCGTGCCGACGGCGGCGATGCCGTCATAGGCGAGGCTGGTCACCGGGCTCGGCGGCGCACCGTAGAGTGACTGATAACGTGTTGCGAAGGTGTTGAACAGGTCCGGATCCGGCGCCACGAACCAGCCGCCCTTCAGCGAGGCCTCCCGCGCGGTGGAGGGGGAGTTCCACTGGCCCAGGCCGACGAATTTCGTCTCCTGCGGGTTCACCCCGTAGAAGGCGAGGAAGGCGGCGAGCGAGGCGAGCCCCTGTCCGCCGTCCGGCAACACCAGCGTGTCCGCCGTCATGCCCCCGGCGAAGACCTTCGCCTGGTCCTGGATGCCGCGGAAGCTGCGCGGGTAGGAGGAAGACTGCACGAGCTGCAGGTTGTGCCGGCCGGCCGCGGCGCGCACCGCGGTGGCCGCTGCCTGCCCGGTGGGGGTGTCGGGGCTGAAGACGGAGACGGAGCGGCGCCCGGTGCTGCTCACGTAGGAGAGCATGCGGTCGGCCTCGGTGTCCGCGGTCTGGCCGAGCAGCCAGACATTGCCGCCCGCCACCGAGGGCGTGGTGGAGAAGGTGAGCACCTTCAGCCCGGCGCGTGCCGCCACCGGCCCGACCGCCTGCGCGGAGGCGCCGAACAGCGGGCCCACGATGACACTTGCGCCCTCCGACACCGCGCGCTCCGCGGCGGAGCGGGCGCGGGTGGCGTCACCCCCGGTCTCGTAGACGCGCAGGTCGATGGGCGTGCCGGAGAGGTCGGCCTTCGCCATCTGCGCCGCGTTCACCAGCCCTTGGCCGATGGCATTGCGCTCCGGGTCGGCGGAGCCGGTGGGCACCAGCAGCGCGACCGTCACCGGGCCGGACATCGGGATCGCGCCCTCGCCCGCCGCGACGGCGGGGCCGTAGCCGCCCCCCGGAGCCGCGGTGCTGCGCGTCGCCGGGCGCTGGGACCCGCAGGCCGCCACACCCGCCACGAGCAACGCGCACAGTCCGGGTTTCACGAAACGGGCGATCTGGCCCCTGAGGTTCGTCATGTTTTCTCTCTTCTGCTCTGTCCGCGCGCAAGGGTTTGTGTGAAAAGCGGAAGACAAACTAGGGCGAAGCCCACCGCAAGACAACGACAGGACTGAAAGATGACTGCTTCCGAAGGCTCCCCGCCTCCCGCCACCCGCTTTCCGGGGCCGGACGGCGGCCGGCTGCCGCCGGGCCTCTACCTCGTTGCCACTCCGATCGGCACCGCCGACGACATCACGCTGCGCGCCCTCGACATCCTCGCCCGCGCCGACCTGCTCGCCGCCGAGGACACGCGCCGCGCCCGCCACCTGATGGACATCCACGGCATCCCCCTCGCCGGGCGCCGAGTGATCCCCTACCATGACCACAACGGCCCCGAGCAGCGCCCGCACATCATGGCCCGGCTCGCGGAGGGCGCGTCCGTCGCCTATGTCTCCGACGCGGGCACGCCGCTGATCGCCGACCCGGGTTACCGGCTGGCCGGGGACGCGATCGCCGCCGGCCACGAGGTGATCGCGGCGCCGGGCGCCTCCGCGGTGCTCGTGGCACTCACCCTCGCCGGGCTGCCGACGGACCGGTTCCTCTTCGGCGGCTTCCCCCCGGTGAAGGAGGCGGCCCGCATCCGCTTCCTCACCGAATTCGCCCGGGTGCCCGCCACGCTGGTGTTCTACGAATCCCCGCGCCGGAGCGCGGCGACCCTCGCGGCGATGGCGGATGTCTTCGGCGCCGACCGCCCCGCCGCCTTCTGCCGCGAGCTCACGAAGAAATTCGAGGAGGTGCGCCGCGCCCCGCTCGGGGACCTCGCCGCCGCGATCGCCGAAGGCCCGGACCCGCGCGGCGAGGTGGTGCTGGTGGTGGGCCCGCCCCTGCCCCGCCCCACCGGACCGGAGGAGCTCGATGCCGCCCTGCGCGAGGCGCTCGAGGACATGTCGGTGAAGGATGCCGCGCGCAGCGTGGCCGAGGCGACCGGGCTGCCGCGCCGCGATGTCTACGCCCGCGCCCTCGCGCTCTCGGGAAAATAGCCGCGTCGGGGCGGCCGGTTACGAATGCTTAGCGAATTCCGCCCAGGCTGTGCTTCGGGCCCATCCGTCGGCGCCCGCGCGGCCCCGTGGAGGACCCGATGCTCGACATGCTGACCCCTGACGCGCGCGGCGCATGCCCCGGATACGGGGAGGAGCGGGGTGCTCCGGCAGGCCGGCCCGTGCCGCGGGCCGTGCCGGCGGGAGCCGCCTGTCGGGAGGCCGCACGCCGGCGCGGCACCGCCGGGCGCGAAGCCGGGATCGCTGCCGAGGAGATTGCCGAGCGCCTCTACGCGCGTCGGCACGCCCGGGTGCTGGCACGCCGCTGGACCTGCCGGGAAGGCGAACTGGACCTCGTCTGCCGGGACGGCGCCGAACTGGTGTTCGTGGAAGTCCGCCAGCGCCGCAGCCGCGGGGAGGCCGGAGCCTCGGTGTCTCGGGCGAAATGGCGGAGGTTGGAGCGCGCGGCGTTTCGTTATATGATCTCGGAAAATATCGGCATCGACACCTTCATGCGCTTCGACCTCGTCCTCGTGGACCGGGCGGGGGGAGCGGAAATCGTCGAGAATGCCGGGCAGGACAACGAGCAGTAACGAGTGACAGATGCGCAACATCCTGATCCTGGCCGCAGGCCTGGGGCTGAGCGGCTGCACGGCAAATCCGGTCGCATCCGTGATGCTGCCCACGCTCGGCGTGACCTCGCTGCAGAAGCGTGACACGGTCGACGCGCTGCTCGACACCCAGACGCAGGTGCGGATCAATGTCTCGCTCCTCGGGGTGAGCGAGCCGATGTTCACGGCGCTGTCCACGGAGGTCTACGAGGGCCAGGTGCTGGTGACCGGCACGCTGCCCACGCCTGAGGACCGTGCGGAGGCGATCCGCATCATCTGGACGGTGCCGACGGTGCGCAAGGTGATCGATGCCATCGAGGTCGGCGCGGGCGAGGACCCGGGCGCCTATCTCGACGACATGCGCATCACCGCGGAGCTGCGCGGGCGCCTGCTCACCGACGGCGAGGTGCGTTCGCTCAATTTCAACATTGAAACCGTGCGCGGGACCGTCCATCTGATGGGGCTGGCACAGGACGACCGCGAGCTGGAGCGCGTGGTCTACCATGCCGCCCGCGTGCCGGGGGTGGTACGCGTGGTCAGCCATGTCTATCTCTACGACGATCCGCTGCGGCGGCGCGCGGGAGAACCGGGCTCGTCCTGAGACCGGCAGAGGGGAGTAACTTGCACATGGGCCTGAAGGTCGCCATGCAGATGGACCCGATCGGGCCCATCGACATCAACGCGGACAGCACGTTCCGCATCATGCTCGAGGCGCAGGCCCGCGGGCATGAGCTGTTCTACTACACGCCCGACCGCCTGCAGTGGCGCGAGGGCCGGGTGCTGGCCACCGGCTGGCCCGTGGAGGTGCGCCGCGAGAAGGGCAACCACTACACCCTGGGCGAACAGGTCACCGTCGACCTCGCGCAGTGGGACGTGGTCTGGCTGCGCCAGGACCCGCCCTTCGACATGGCCTACATCACCAACACCCACCTGCTGGACTTCCTCAAGCCCACGACGCTGGTGGTCAACGACCCGTTCTGGGTGCGCAACTTCCCCGAGAAGCTGCTGGTGCTCACCTTCCCCGAGCTCACCCCGCCCACCTGCATCGCCCGCGATCTCGGCGCCCTGCGCGCCTTCCGCGAGGAGCATGGCGACATCATCCTCAAGCCGCTCTACGGCAACGGCGGCGCCGGCATCTTCAAGCTCGGGCGGGACGACCGCAACCTCGCCTCGCTGCACGAGCTGTTCTCCGGCTTCTCGCGCGAGCCGCTGATCGCGCAGAAATACCTGCCTGACGTGGCCAAGGGCGACAAGCGGGTGATTCTCGTCGATGGCGAGGTGATCGGTGCGATCAACCGCGTGCCGCAGCCGGGCGAGACCCGCTCGAACATGCATGTCGGCGGCCGGGCCGAGAAGGTCGCCGTCACGGAGCGCGACCGTGAGATCGGCGCCGCCATCGGGCCGCTCCTGAAGGAGAAGGGCCAGATCTTCGTGGGCATCGACGTCATCGGCGGCATGCTCACCGAGATCAACGTCACCTCCCCCACCGGCATCCAGGAGCTGGAGCGGTTCGACGGCATCAACGCCGCCGCGGCGATGTGGGAAGCGATCGAGGCCCGCCGGGCCTGACCGCACCCCGGGCCCCGGGCGCGGGCCCTGCCGGATCGGCGGTACCCCGGGCCATGGCGTCCCGGGGGCCGCAGACGCGAAGGCCGGCGCTGCCGGCCGGGCCGGAGCATAATGGAGGTCCGCGCGCCATGAGCCTTCGCCTCACGCTGTTCAATTTCATCCTGCGCGCCATCGAGAAGCCCTATCTCGCGCGCGCCACCGATGTCGGGGCCCTGCGCCGCCAGTTCGACCGGGCCGCCGAGCGCTGGTTCATTCACCCCGAAGGGGCGCGCTACCGGCCCTACCGGCTGGGCGGCGTGCGGGTTCTGGAGGCCTCGCAGGGCCGGGTGGACCGGCACAAGGTGCTGATCTGGCTGCATGGCGGCGGCTTCTTCCAGGGCAGCCCGGAGACCCACCGCCACCTCGGCGCCGCCCTCTCCGCGCGCACCGGGGCGCGGGTGATCCTGCCGCGGTACCGCCTCACCCCCGAGCACGCCTATCCGGCCGCGCTGGAGGATGCGCGGGCCTGCTACACCGCCCTGCTCGACGCGGGCTACGACCCCGCCTGCATCGCCCTGGGCGGCGACAGCGCCGGCGGCGGCCTCGCCTTCTCGCTCCTGCTCGACGCCCAGCAGCGCGGCCTGCCGACGCCGGCCTGCCTGGTGGCCTTCTCGCCCTGGACGGACCACACCCTCTCGGGCTCCAGCCTACGCCGCAACGCCCGCCGCGACGTGATGCTGCCCGTCACTCGGCTGGCGGAGGTGCGCGATTCCTACGTCGGGAGCGCCGACGCGCGGGACCCGCTGGTCTCCCCCGCCTTCGCCCGGTTCACCGCCCCTCCGCCGGCCCTGATCCAGGCCAGCCGCGTGGAGATCCTGGAGGAGGACGCCGCCTCCATCGGCGCCCGGCTGCATGACGCGGGCGGGCTGGTGCGCCTGCAGTTCTGGCGCCGGACCTTCCATGTCTGGCAGCTGATGCAGGGCCGGCTGTCGGAGGCGGACGAGGCGCTCGACCAGGTCGGCGCCTTCCTTGCCCTCCACCTCGGCCCGACGGAACCGGACAGCCACTGACCCGCCGCGCCCGCACGCAGGCCGGTGAGACTTCGCGCTCCCCCGGGAGGAGAGGCCGTCCGCCGACGCCCCGAGGCGACGCCGCTCCGGACGGCGCGCCCCTCCCCGGCATCGGCCGGTCGGGCGAGCCTGACAGGGTGACGCTACGGCTCCGGCGCCCCTCCCGGACGCACCCGCGCCAGCGGCCGCACGGGCCTCTTGCACCCGGTGGCCCGCAGCCGCCGCGGCACGGATCACGGGCCCGCGACAGCCCCTTCCCGACCACGACGCCGCTTGACAGGATGGCCCCGGGCATGATTACTTAACATGTAATTTGTTATGAAGGACAACGATCCTTCGAGGGAGGAAATGACCATGAACTGCTTGACGCGAGTGACCCTCGCGGCCGCGCTGAGCCTGTCGGCTCTCGGCGCTCAGGCCGCGGAAGTGGAGTGGCGGCTGTCGCACTGGCTGCCGGCCACGCACCCCATCCAGCCGCAGGGCATCGAACCCTGGGCCGAATCGATCAAGGAAGCCTCGGGCGGGCGTATCAATATCACGATCTTCCCGGCCCAGCAGCTTGGCGCGGCGCCCGACCATTACGACATGGCCCGTGACGGCATCGCCGACGTGACCTACGTGAACCCCGGCTATCAGGCCGGCCGCTTCCCGATCGCCTCGCTGATCGAGATCCCCTTCCAGGTGACCAACGCCACCGACGGCGCCGCGGCCATGCACGAGTGGTACGCGCAATACGCCGAGAAGGAGATGCCGGACGTCAAGGTGTGCATGATGAACCCGCACGACCCCGGCGCCTTCCACTCCAAGACCCCGATCCACGTGCCGGCAGACGTGAGCGGCATGAACGTGCGCCCCGCGAACGCCACCATCGCGCGCTTCGTGAGCCTGCTCGGCGGCTCCTCGGTGCAGGTCTCCGCGCCGGAGGCCCGCGAGGCGCTCTCCAAGGGCGTGGCCGACGCGATGACCTTCCCGTGGAACTCCGTCTACCTGTTCGGCATCGACCAGATCCTGCACCAGCACTTGGACATGCCCTTCTACGCCTCGCTGCAGACCCTGCTGATCAGCAAGGCGAGCTATGAGGCCCTGCCGGACGACCTGAAGACGGTGATCGACGATCACTGCACCCCGGAATGGTCGAAGACATTCTCCACCGGCTGGGCCGACTGGGAGGCCGCCGGCCGCCAGAAGATGATCGACAGCCCGGACCACACGCTCTACGAGCCGACGGACGACGAGATCGCCCTGTGGCGCGAGGCCGCCGCCCCGCTGCTCGACAGCTGGAAGAAGGATGTCACCGCGAAGGGCTATGACGCCGACGCGATCTACCAGAGCTACATGGACACGCTGGAAAAATACGGTGTGAAGTACTGAGCCGCCGCCGGGGCGGCCCGACGCGGCCGCCCCGACCGTCCCTTCCTGCTGCTTGCCCGGGACCTGTCACGTGACCAGAATTGCCCGCTTCCTCGATGCCGCCTCACGGGCGATCGAGGTGCTCGCCGGCCTGATGCTCGCCGCGCTCACGGTGGTGATCGTGGCCTCCGCCATCGGCCGTTACGGCTTCTCCACCCCGATCCCCGACGCGTTCGACTACTCGCGCCTGCTCATCGGCGCCGCCATCACCTGGGGGCTCGCCTCCGTGGGCTTCCGCGGTTCACACATCAAGGTGGACCTCTTCGCGCTGATGATGCCGCCGCGCGCGCGCCGCTGGGTGGATGTCTTCGCCTGGTGCGTGCTGCTGTTCTTCACCGTTCTGCTGTGCTGGAAGATGTTCGGCCGGGTGGAGACCACCATGATGAACGGCGAAGGCACCTCGGACCTGCGCATGCCGGTCTGGCCGGTGATGCTGCTCATCTGGTCCGGCGTGGCCGCGGCCATCCTCACCACCACTGCCAAGATCGTGCTCATGGCGATGGGCTACGGCAGCCTCGAGGAGCACGAGAGCATCGACGACGCCGCTGAAGGGGCTTCCCATGAGTGAATCCGATTTCGTCGCCCTGGGTGGCTTCGTGGCGCTGTTCGCGCTGATGGCCCTGCGCGTGCCCATCGGCATCGCGATGGGGCTGGTGGGCGTGGGCGGTTTCGGCGCCATCGTAGGCTGGAAGCCGGCGCTGGCGCAGCTTGCCTCCTCGCCGATCCGCACCATCACCGACTACAATCTCAGCCTGATCCCCTTCTTCATCCTGATGGGCGTGCTGGCGACGAACTCGGGCATGTCGCGCGAGCTGTTCCGCTCCGGCCATGCCTGGCTGAAGCCGTTTCGCGGCGGGCTGGCGCTCTCCACCATCACCGCCTGCGCGGGCTTCGCGGCGATCTGCGGCTCCTCCGTGGCCACGGCCGCGACGATGACCAAGATCGCCCTGCCCGAGATGCGCCGCTTCGGCTATCCGGACAATGTCGCCACCGGCGTGGTGGCGGCGGGGGGCACGCTGGGCATCCTCATCCCGCCCTCGGTGGTGCTGGCGGTCTACGGCTACATCACCGAGACGGACGTGGGCCAGCTCTTCATCGCCGGCGTGGTGCCGGGGCTGCTGGCGGTGCTGATGTACATGCTCACCGTGCGCATCGCCTATGGCCGCGTGCTGCCCGGCGGCGAGAAGTTCGACCTGCGCGAGGCGCTGGTCTCGATGAAGAAGGTCTGGGCGGTGGGGCTGCTGTTCGTCTCCATCATCGGGGTGATCTACCTCGGCATCGCCACGCCCACGGAGGCGGCGGCGGTGGGCGCCCTGCTCACCGGCATCATCGGCGTGGCGCGCGGCCGGCTGGGCCGGCGCGAGATCATCGCCAGCTGCACCGAGGCGCTGCGCACCTCTGTCTCGATCTACACCATCCTGATCGGGGCGATGCTGTTCGGCTATTTCCTCGCCATCACCCAGACGCCGCAGAAGATCACCGCCTTCCTCGTCGGGCTCGACATGGGCGCCTACGGCACGCTGGCCATCATCCTGGTGTTCTTCCTGGTGATGGGCTGCATCCTGGACGCGATGGCGATGATCATCCTGCTGGTGCCGATCGTCTTTCCGGTGATCAGCCAGCTCGGCTTCGACCCGATCTGGTTCGGCATCATCATCGTGATGACGGTGGAACTGGGGCTGATCACCCCGCCGGTGGGCATGAACGTCTTCGTCATAAACACCATCGCGCGGGACGTGAGCCTGCCGACGATCTTCGGCGGGGTGCTGCCCTTCGTGATCACCGACGTGGTGCGGCTGATCCTGCTCATCCTGTTCCCGGCCATCGTGATGATGCTGCCGATGACGATGAAATAGGCCCGGCCGCAAGCCGCCCCGGGCGGGCCAGGGGGCTGCGCGGCAAGGCTTCACCGGCACACCCGCGCCGCCCGGCGCGGGCGGGGCCGGGGCGGTGGCGAGCAGGACCGGGCCGCCGCGGCCCCGGGACGGCCCGGTGCAACTGTCCCGGTGACCCGGAATGGCCCGCTCGAGGCGCGGGCATCGTCGCCGGGCCGGAGCACGGCCGGCGCACGTGGCCCCT of Paroceanicella profunda contains these proteins:
- a CDS encoding [protein-PII] uridylyltransferase, whose amino-acid sequence is MRMDSALSTRRRAASVPSEADHAADGLPLILPAGEIIDMPALARAIEAAAGTPGAAEARSACVALLRAAKEEAHAAIAAALEARPFAGPEAASSYAWVADRIVSLTISTVQERLHPLPNPTACERMAVLAVGGYGRAEMAPFSDVDLLFLTPYKQTPWGESVIESVLYILWDLKLKIGHSVRTVDDCLRLGREDITIRTALLEQRFLMGDRTLADTLDDRLWKELFSRTGPDFVEAKLGERGERHRRQGGSRYLVEPNVKEGKGGLRDLQTLYWIAKYLYHADTPEELVEKGVFAEDEVATFNEAEGFLWTVRCHLHLISGRAVEQLTFDMQVEIAERLGFTDTLGRRAVENFMQVYFTHALQVGELTRIFCAMLEAQHVKSRPPLGPRLRRAFGFGRNVLPEEFRERDGRVDFAEGIDIAAEPILMLRIFQVSLNVGMLIHPAAFRALANNLDGIETLRETPEANEIFLDLLLNTNNPERALRRLNETGALGAFMPEFGHIVALMQFNMYHHYTVDEHTIQAVSFLSRIERGEMKVEVPLASDIMRQGLEREVIYLALLLHDIGKGRPGDHSEVGAAIARVVCPRLGCDAVTTESVEWLVRHHLLMSDVAQRRDISDPRTVQDFARIVQTPERLRKLYVLTVCDIMAVGPGTWNNWKGQLLRQLYDATRAYITGDADPLSRRDRVAEAKAALVAEYSKHTGPEAVEEELERHYPSYWLGFDTETQLLFALMDEDILPDEIYSQVIPDPERDATKVAFYMEDHPGIFSRIAGALALAGANVVDARCFTTTDGYVTSAFWVQDNQGKPYEKSRLDRLRRSVERTLKGEVIAGEEFKVKDKVKRRVKDFTVPTQVIFDNDGSEIYTIIEVSARDRPGLLYDLTRILSGLGISIASAVVATYGEQAVDVFYVKDLFGLKLHSEPKRRSIEARLRAAIEGNGSSA
- a CDS encoding penicillin-binding protein activator encodes the protein MTNLRGQIARFVKPGLCALLVAGVAACGSQRPATRSTAAPGGGYGPAVAAGEGAIPMSGPVTVALLVPTGSADPERNAIGQGLVNAAQMAKADLSGTPIDLRVYETGGDATRARSAAERAVSEGASVIVGPLFGASAQAVGPVAARAGLKVLTFSTTPSVAGGNVWLLGQTADTEADRMLSYVSSTGRRSVSVFSPDTPTGQAAATAVRAAAGRHNLQLVQSSSYPRSFRGIQDQAKVFAGGMTADTLVLPDGGQGLASLAAFLAFYGVNPQETKFVGLGQWNSPSTAREASLKGGWFVAPDPDLFNTFATRYQSLYGAPPSPVTSLAYDGIAAVGTLIRDARAAQDPNAFSAEKITDPNGFIGVTGVFRLRSDGMIDRALAVMEVDENGFRVIDPAPRSFGAFGS
- the rsmI gene encoding 16S rRNA (cytidine(1402)-2'-O)-methyltransferase produces the protein MTASEGSPPPATRFPGPDGGRLPPGLYLVATPIGTADDITLRALDILARADLLAAEDTRRARHLMDIHGIPLAGRRVIPYHDHNGPEQRPHIMARLAEGASVAYVSDAGTPLIADPGYRLAGDAIAAGHEVIAAPGASAVLVALTLAGLPTDRFLFGGFPPVKEAARIRFLTEFARVPATLVFYESPRRSAATLAAMADVFGADRPAAFCRELTKKFEEVRRAPLGDLAAAIAEGPDPRGEVVLVVGPPLPRPTGPEELDAALREALEDMSVKDAARSVAEATGLPRRDVYARALALSGK
- a CDS encoding YraN family protein, encoding MLDMLTPDARGACPGYGEERGAPAGRPVPRAVPAGAACREAARRRGTAGREAGIAAEEIAERLYARRHARVLARRWTCREGELDLVCRDGAELVFVEVRQRRSRGEAGASVSRAKWRRLERAAFRYMISENIGIDTFMRFDLVLVDRAGGAEIVENAGQDNEQ
- a CDS encoding BON domain-containing protein, encoding MRNILILAAGLGLSGCTANPVASVMLPTLGVTSLQKRDTVDALLDTQTQVRINVSLLGVSEPMFTALSTEVYEGQVLVTGTLPTPEDRAEAIRIIWTVPTVRKVIDAIEVGAGEDPGAYLDDMRITAELRGRLLTDGEVRSLNFNIETVRGTVHLMGLAQDDRELERVVYHAARVPGVVRVVSHVYLYDDPLRRRAGEPGSS
- the gshB gene encoding glutathione synthase, which produces MGLKVAMQMDPIGPIDINADSTFRIMLEAQARGHELFYYTPDRLQWREGRVLATGWPVEVRREKGNHYTLGEQVTVDLAQWDVVWLRQDPPFDMAYITNTHLLDFLKPTTLVVNDPFWVRNFPEKLLVLTFPELTPPTCIARDLGALRAFREEHGDIILKPLYGNGGAGIFKLGRDDRNLASLHELFSGFSREPLIAQKYLPDVAKGDKRVILVDGEVIGAINRVPQPGETRSNMHVGGRAEKVAVTERDREIGAAIGPLLKEKGQIFVGIDVIGGMLTEINVTSPTGIQELERFDGINAAAAMWEAIEARRA
- a CDS encoding alpha/beta hydrolase, encoding MSLRLTLFNFILRAIEKPYLARATDVGALRRQFDRAAERWFIHPEGARYRPYRLGGVRVLEASQGRVDRHKVLIWLHGGGFFQGSPETHRHLGAALSARTGARVILPRYRLTPEHAYPAALEDARACYTALLDAGYDPACIALGGDSAGGGLAFSLLLDAQQRGLPTPACLVAFSPWTDHTLSGSSLRRNARRDVMLPVTRLAEVRDSYVGSADARDPLVSPAFARFTAPPPALIQASRVEILEEDAASIGARLHDAGGLVRLQFWRRTFHVWQLMQGRLSEADEALDQVGAFLALHLGPTEPDSH
- a CDS encoding TRAP transporter substrate-binding protein; translation: MNCLTRVTLAAALSLSALGAQAAEVEWRLSHWLPATHPIQPQGIEPWAESIKEASGGRINITIFPAQQLGAAPDHYDMARDGIADVTYVNPGYQAGRFPIASLIEIPFQVTNATDGAAAMHEWYAQYAEKEMPDVKVCMMNPHDPGAFHSKTPIHVPADVSGMNVRPANATIARFVSLLGGSSVQVSAPEAREALSKGVADAMTFPWNSVYLFGIDQILHQHLDMPFYASLQTLLISKASYEALPDDLKTVIDDHCTPEWSKTFSTGWADWEAAGRQKMIDSPDHTLYEPTDDEIALWREAAAPLLDSWKKDVTAKGYDADAIYQSYMDTLEKYGVKY
- a CDS encoding TRAP transporter small permease, which translates into the protein MTRIARFLDAASRAIEVLAGLMLAALTVVIVASAIGRYGFSTPIPDAFDYSRLLIGAAITWGLASVGFRGSHIKVDLFALMMPPRARRWVDVFAWCVLLFFTVLLCWKMFGRVETTMMNGEGTSDLRMPVWPVMLLIWSGVAAAILTTTAKIVLMAMGYGSLEEHESIDDAAEGASHE
- a CDS encoding TRAP transporter large permease; amino-acid sequence: MSESDFVALGGFVALFALMALRVPIGIAMGLVGVGGFGAIVGWKPALAQLASSPIRTITDYNLSLIPFFILMGVLATNSGMSRELFRSGHAWLKPFRGGLALSTITACAGFAAICGSSVATAATMTKIALPEMRRFGYPDNVATGVVAAGGTLGILIPPSVVLAVYGYITETDVGQLFIAGVVPGLLAVLMYMLTVRIAYGRVLPGGEKFDLREALVSMKKVWAVGLLFVSIIGVIYLGIATPTEAAAVGALLTGIIGVARGRLGRREIIASCTEALRTSVSIYTILIGAMLFGYFLAITQTPQKITAFLVGLDMGAYGTLAIILVFFLVMGCILDAMAMIILLVPIVFPVISQLGFDPIWFGIIIVMTVELGLITPPVGMNVFVINTIARDVSLPTIFGGVLPFVITDVVRLILLILFPAIVMMLPMTMK